In Candidatus Binatia bacterium, the DNA window GGCGAGCACGCGGACGTACGTGCCCTTCGAGCAGGTGACCGCGAACGCGACCGTCGCGGGCTCGTCCGCCACCGGCGCGAGCTCGAGGGACACGATCTCGATCGGACGCTCCGGGCGCTCGACCGTCACCCCGGCGCGCGCGAGCTCGTAGAGCTTCCTCCCCTTGTGCTTCACCGCCGAGTACATCGGCGGCTTCTGCATGCGCTCGCCGGTGAGCGAGCGCGCGACCTCGGCGAGGCGGTCCGCGTCGAACGTCGGCACCGGAGCTTCGGCCACCACCTGCCCTTCGAGGTCGAGCGTGTCGGTCGCGACGCCGAGGCGGATCGTCCCGGTGTAGCTCTTGCGCTCGCCGCCGAGGAACTGCGCGATCTTGGTGCCGGCGCCGATGCAGAGCGGCAGGAGCCCGGTCGCCATCGGGTCGAGCGTGCCGAGGTGGCCGATGCTGCGCAGCCGGTGCGCCCGCTTGACGTCGCGCACCACCCCGGCGGACGTCATCCCGGCTGGCTTGTCGACCAGCAGGATGCCGTCAGCGCTCGGGGTCGGTGTCGTCATCGTGCTCGGCGTCGCCGTCGTCGCTCTCGTGGTCGTTATCGTCGTCGCCATCGTCGTCGCGCTCGGGAACGTCCTCGCCCGCGGCCGCCCGCTCGGCCTGCTCGCGCTCCTCGCGCTCCCGCTGGATGTCGCGCAGCAGCGCGTCGACGCGCCGCGCGCTCTCGAGCTCCTTGTCGAAGGCGAAGAGCAGCTCGGGCGCGTGGCGCAGGCCGAGCTCGCCCGCGACCACGCGGCGGAAGAACGGCGACGCGCTCTCGAGACCGCGCTGCGCCTCCAGGCGGCTCCCCTCGTCCATCGCGAGCAGCGTGAACGAGATCTTCGCGAGGCGCAGGTCGTCGTTCACGTGCACGCGGGTGATGTTGACCTCCGCCACCCGAGGGTCGCGCACCTTGTAGAGCAGCAGCTCGGAGAGGATGCGCTGGATCTCGGCGGCGACGCGGTCGGCCCGGCGGACGCCGCCCGCCGCGCCGCGCGAGGGGGGCCGTCCGCCGGATCGTCTGGCGGTCAAGCGTAGCGCTCGACGGGCTGCGCCTTCTCGGTCCCGGAGGACGGCTGGATGCGACGCGCCACCTGCTCGAGCTCGTAGACCTCGATGACGTCGCCCGGCTTGATGTCGTTGAAGCCGTCGAGGCCGATGCCGCACTCGTAGCCGGCCGCGACCTCGCGAACGTCGTCCTTGAAGCGGCGCAGGCTCGCGATCTTGCCCTCGTGGACCACGGCGTGGTCACGCAGCAGACGCGCGAGCGCGCCGCGCACGATCTTGCCGTCGATCACGCTCGAGCCCGCGATCACGCCGGCGCCGCTGATGCCGAAGGTCTGACGCACCTCGGCGCGGCCCACCGTGCGCTCGCGAACCGTCGGCTCGAGCATGCCCTCGAGCGCCTCGCGGACCTGATTGATGGCATCGTAGATGATCGTGTAGAGCCGCACGTCGACGCCTTCGCGCTCGGCGAGCTGCGCGGCCTTCGGCTCCGGACGGACGTTGAAGCCGATGATGATCGCATTCGACGCCGACGCGAGCAGGACGTCC includes these proteins:
- the truB gene encoding tRNA pseudouridine(55) synthase TruB; protein product: MTTPTPSADGILLVDKPAGMTSAGVVRDVKRAHRLRSIGHLGTLDPMATGLLPLCIGAGTKIAQFLGGERKSYTGTIRLGVATDTLDLEGQVVAEAPVPTFDADRLAEVARSLTGERMQKPPMYSAVKHKGRKLYELARAGVTVERPERPIEIVSLELAPVADEPATVAFAVTCSKGTYVRVLAEDIGRELGTLATLASLRRTEFGDFRLDEAHPLDEVLERPPGDLPVIPPHEALRSARRVEVGRSQAFAIASGQRGALVGIAPPRPGERLAAVLAPNGRLLAVLEAEDGRWTLKRVVMPEASELYRS
- the rbfA gene encoding 30S ribosome-binding factor RbfA; amino-acid sequence: MTARRSGGRPPSRGAAGGVRRADRVAAEIQRILSELLLYKVRDPRVAEVNITRVHVNDDLRLAKISFTLLAMDEGSRLEAQRGLESASPFFRRVVAGELGLRHAPELLFAFDKELESARRVDALLRDIQREREEREQAERAAAGEDVPERDDDGDDDNDHESDDGDAEHDDDTDPER